Proteins found in one Synechococcus sp. LA31 genomic segment:
- a CDS encoding metal ABC transporter substrate-binding protein gives MRRVFAVSMAALALLISQACSRAPKPEVIAADGALCDITRRLAGADLRVQCLLGPKDDPHQLQLTPEQTRQIREAQLVLINGYGLTPALAQLPGAVKVAEIAVPDSPALQTQQASDHHDHGHGHGHGDQDPHVWHDPRQAAAMTDLVSQRLQALNPAAAAKIQARSAAMQTSLKALHSWNQQQFATIPSPRILASSHRAFASLTRAYDLEELAVIDATSTSASIRPQALASAVSTLEQRRVLSLFAEQSPPSKSLQRISSLSGVRLAPQPLMADTTGDHLMTTLTSNTCLIVDALGGTCNRQGAEALVQSWDAIR, from the coding sequence ATGCGCCGGGTGTTCGCGGTATCGATGGCGGCCCTAGCGCTACTGATCAGCCAGGCCTGCAGCCGAGCCCCTAAGCCTGAGGTGATCGCTGCCGATGGGGCCCTGTGCGACATCACCCGCCGCCTCGCAGGGGCAGACCTGCGCGTGCAGTGCCTACTGGGACCAAAGGACGACCCCCACCAGCTCCAGCTCACGCCCGAGCAAACCCGCCAGATCCGCGAGGCGCAGCTGGTGCTGATCAATGGCTACGGACTCACCCCCGCACTGGCGCAACTGCCCGGGGCTGTGAAGGTGGCAGAAATCGCCGTGCCAGACAGCCCCGCGCTGCAGACCCAACAGGCTTCGGACCACCACGACCACGGGCATGGCCATGGCCATGGCGATCAGGATCCGCACGTGTGGCACGACCCTCGCCAGGCCGCAGCGATGACGGACCTGGTGAGCCAGCGACTGCAAGCGCTGAATCCAGCAGCAGCGGCGAAGATCCAGGCCCGCTCTGCCGCGATGCAAACCAGCTTGAAGGCTCTGCACAGCTGGAACCAGCAACAGTTCGCCACCATCCCCTCACCCCGGATCCTGGCCAGCAGCCATCGCGCCTTTGCCAGCCTCACCCGGGCCTACGACCTGGAAGAGCTAGCAGTGATCGATGCCACCAGCACCAGCGCATCTATTCGCCCCCAGGCCCTCGCCTCAGCGGTAAGCACGCTCGAGCAACGCAGGGTGCTCAGCCTGTTTGCAGAACAAAGCCCGCCCAGCAAATCGCTGCAGCGCATCAGCAGCCTCAGCGGCGTGCGCCTGGCACCGCAGCCGCTGATGGCTGACACCACTGGCGACCACCTGATGACCACCCTCACCAGCAACACCTGCTTGATCGTGGATGCCCTGGGTGGAACGTGCAATCGCCAGGGCGCTGAAGCGCTGGTGCAGAGCTGGGATGCAATCCGCTGA
- a CDS encoding metal ABC transporter ATP-binding protein, with protein MLSVQQLCVRRGPELVLDHLSFALQPGSLTALVGPNGAGKSTLLQTLEGNLTLESGAIAWEGVPLSRPLARQMLALMPQRGEIAWSFPITVGELVALGRLAGQRPGCCDVEAALQRVGLAGLAGRRLDQLSGGQQQRALLARTLVQPARLLLLDEPCAAIDPPSRTELLRVMRQLSDAGLTLLVSSHDWGRDLDAYDRVLVLDRQMLADGTPQQVRQALGDLRVGNHCCG; from the coding sequence GTGCTCAGCGTTCAGCAGCTGTGTGTGCGCCGCGGCCCCGAGCTGGTGCTCGATCACCTCAGCTTTGCCTTGCAACCCGGCAGCCTTACGGCTCTGGTGGGTCCTAACGGAGCCGGCAAGAGCACGTTGCTGCAGACCCTCGAGGGCAATCTCACCCTGGAAAGTGGTGCCATTGCCTGGGAAGGAGTGCCCCTCAGCCGGCCTCTGGCACGGCAGATGCTGGCGCTGATGCCCCAGCGAGGGGAGATTGCCTGGAGTTTCCCGATCACCGTGGGTGAGCTGGTGGCGCTGGGGCGTTTGGCGGGCCAGAGGCCGGGTTGCTGCGATGTGGAGGCGGCACTGCAGCGGGTAGGGCTTGCCGGTTTGGCCGGGCGGCGCCTTGATCAGCTCTCAGGTGGCCAGCAGCAGCGGGCACTCCTCGCCCGCACCCTGGTGCAACCAGCTCGTTTGCTGTTGCTAGATGAACCGTGTGCGGCCATTGATCCGCCTTCCCGTACGGAATTGCTGCGTGTGATGCGCCAGCTCAGTGATGCTGGGCTCACCCTGCTGGTGAGCAGCCATGACTGGGGCCGTGATCTCGATGCCTACGACCGGGTGCTGGTGCTGGATCGTCAGATGCTGGCCGATGGCACGCCGCAACAGGTGCGCCAGGCACTCGGGGATCTACGCGTGGGGAACCACTGCTGCGGCTAG
- a CDS encoding Fur family transcriptional regulator, whose product MPPQVAASSDRQQLLLEQLKRADRELSGQDLHALLRQGPQPMGLATVYRHLRQLQQRGLIRCRHLPSGEALFAPMERDEHHLTCVDCGATLVLEHCPMHNVKLHGDQADGFQLLFHTLEFFGLCSHCQQRQSV is encoded by the coding sequence ATGCCCCCCCAGGTTGCCGCTTCGAGTGATCGCCAGCAGCTCCTGCTCGAACAACTGAAGCGAGCAGATCGAGAACTCTCCGGCCAAGACCTGCACGCCCTGCTGCGCCAGGGGCCACAGCCCATGGGGCTGGCCACGGTGTACCGCCACCTGCGTCAGCTGCAGCAACGCGGCTTAATCCGCTGTCGCCACCTACCGAGCGGAGAAGCCCTGTTTGCACCCATGGAGCGCGATGAGCACCATCTCACCTGTGTGGACTGCGGCGCCACTCTGGTGCTGGAACACTGCCCGATGCATAACGTGAAACTTCACGGGGATCAGGCCGATGGCTTCCAATTGCTGTTTCACACCTTGGAATTCTTCGGATTGTGCAGCCACTGCCAGCAGCGCCAGAGCGTCTAG
- a CDS encoding metal ABC transporter permease, giving the protein MERVWWLLPLLVALVVGGLCPLAGTLLLVQRRLFLVNLVSHAVLPGLAIALALRIDPGVGGVISGLAGALLAERFSGGSRPGQPGDEAVLNTVLAGFLGLGVLLIPLLGIRVDLEAVLFGDLLAAAPVDLWRSLMALAAMVLLLGFRYRHYVYLGVDPLGAASAGLPVQRLRLLLTFVTAFTVVSAMTAVGVVLVIGLMGAPALLALPGASSLRQALWRSAGLGTLLSGGGFLLAIQPWVNLPPGPLIGVLCLLLLPLQLARR; this is encoded by the coding sequence ATGGAGCGTGTGTGGTGGCTGCTGCCCTTGCTTGTGGCCTTGGTGGTGGGAGGCCTCTGCCCGCTGGCGGGCACTCTGTTGCTGGTGCAGCGCCGGTTGTTTCTGGTGAATCTGGTGTCGCACGCCGTGCTGCCCGGGTTGGCCATAGCCCTGGCGCTGCGGATTGATCCCGGGGTGGGTGGAGTGATCAGCGGCTTGGCGGGTGCCTTGCTGGCTGAGCGCTTTAGCGGCGGATCACGGCCGGGACAGCCTGGCGATGAAGCCGTGCTCAATACGGTTCTGGCTGGATTTCTGGGCCTTGGGGTGTTGCTGATCCCGTTGCTGGGGATCCGTGTTGACCTGGAGGCTGTGCTGTTCGGCGACCTTCTGGCGGCGGCGCCGGTGGATCTGTGGCGCAGCCTGATGGCCTTGGCGGCGATGGTGCTGTTGTTGGGTTTCCGCTATCGCCATTACGTGTATTTGGGGGTGGATCCGCTCGGTGCGGCCAGCGCCGGTCTGCCTGTGCAGAGGCTGCGGTTGCTGCTCACGTTCGTGACGGCGTTCACCGTGGTGAGTGCGATGACGGCTGTGGGGGTTGTGCTGGTGATCGGTTTGATGGGAGCACCAGCCCTGTTGGCCCTGCCCGGTGCCAGCAGCCTGCGTCAAGCCCTGTGGCGTTCGGCCGGGCTCGGCACGCTGCTGAGTGGTGGTGGTTTTCTGCTGGCGATTCAACCCTGGGTGAACCTGCCACCCGGGCCCTTGATCGGCGTGCTCTGCCTTCTATTGCTGCCCCTCCAGCTAGCCAGGCGGTAG
- a CDS encoding TIGR03943 family protein, translated as MGQSLAALIRPLALALWGAVLLVSTLSGRLDLLLRGVFHPLVGLSGVVLLAIALQQAWQRRRERRWNRSWALSSLLAIAVLALPPNPSFSDLASNRNSDLGSDVELDFLLPPGQRSLTDWVRLLRSQPDPQLYQGDPVRISGFVLTQPNGPPQLGRLLVRCCLADATPIGLSVRWPPGFTPKPDQWLAIEGAMGVDSVAGQQRNVVLPARIRPIPRPARPLEP; from the coding sequence ATGGGTCAATCTCTGGCTGCTTTGATCCGGCCACTCGCCCTGGCCCTCTGGGGTGCGGTGCTGCTGGTGAGCACCCTCTCGGGCCGGCTCGACCTCTTGCTGCGCGGGGTGTTTCATCCGCTGGTGGGGCTTAGCGGCGTGGTGCTGCTGGCCATCGCCCTGCAGCAGGCATGGCAGCGCCGCCGCGAGCGGCGCTGGAATCGCAGTTGGGCGTTGAGCAGTCTGCTGGCGATCGCGGTGCTGGCCTTACCACCGAATCCCTCCTTCAGCGATCTGGCCTCTAACCGCAACAGCGATCTGGGTAGCGACGTGGAACTGGATTTCCTGCTGCCCCCTGGCCAGCGCAGCCTCACCGACTGGGTGCGGCTGCTGCGCAGCCAGCCCGACCCACAGCTTTATCAGGGCGACCCGGTGCGCATCAGCGGATTCGTACTCACGCAACCGAATGGCCCGCCCCAGCTGGGGAGATTGTTGGTGCGGTGCTGCCTGGCCGATGCCACGCCGATCGGGCTGTCGGTGCGGTGGCCGCCTGGCTTCACACCAAAACCCGATCAATGGCTTGCCATTGAGGGAGCCATGGGGGTGGACAGCGTGGCCGGACAGCAGCGCAACGTGGTGTTACCAGCCCGCATCCGCCCGATCCCTCGCCCCGCGAGGCCGCTCGAGCCATGA
- a CDS encoding permease, translated as MSRLATIWAIFQGLLLEALPFLLIGVLIAGMARWIAPGGGWLQRLPSQPLLAPLTGAALGFALPACECGNVPVARRLLASGAPLGSALGFLFAAPVLNPIVLASTWAAFPHQPWLLAARPLAALLLALALSALLQQWPEGQLLEPALLEERRLSQPLAEVGLLERRTGLVGAATAATTPPKPEKPSLATVLDHSSREFLDLAGLLVLGSALAAVVQTLLPRTWLLAVGGGPTLSVLSLMLMAVVVSVCSSVDAFLALGFASQITPGALLAFLVLGPVVDLKLLGLFGVVLQPRAIALTAAGACVVVLLIGQWVNLWLL; from the coding sequence TTGAGCAGGCTGGCCACCATCTGGGCCATCTTTCAGGGCTTGCTACTGGAGGCGCTCCCTTTTTTGTTGATCGGGGTGCTGATCGCAGGCATGGCCCGCTGGATCGCACCGGGTGGGGGCTGGTTGCAGCGTTTACCCAGCCAACCCCTGCTGGCACCGCTCACCGGAGCCGCCCTGGGTTTTGCGCTGCCTGCCTGCGAGTGCGGCAATGTGCCTGTGGCAAGGCGGCTGCTAGCCAGCGGCGCACCACTGGGCTCAGCCCTGGGCTTTTTGTTTGCAGCCCCTGTGCTCAATCCGATCGTGCTGGCCAGCACCTGGGCCGCCTTTCCGCATCAGCCTTGGCTGCTGGCCGCTCGCCCGCTTGCTGCCCTGCTGCTGGCACTTGCTCTTTCAGCCCTCTTGCAGCAATGGCCCGAGGGGCAGCTACTGGAGCCTGCCCTGCTAGAGGAGCGCCGCCTAAGCCAGCCCCTGGCTGAAGTGGGGCTGCTCGAGCGCCGTACCGGCCTCGTGGGAGCGGCGACAGCAGCGACGACGCCGCCCAAACCGGAGAAGCCAAGCCTGGCCACGGTGCTGGACCACAGCAGCCGGGAATTTTTAGATCTGGCAGGGCTGCTGGTGCTGGGCAGTGCCCTGGCTGCGGTGGTACAAACCCTTCTACCCCGCACCTGGCTGCTGGCTGTGGGGGGCGGCCCCACGCTCTCGGTGCTCAGCCTGATGCTGATGGCCGTGGTGGTGTCTGTGTGCTCCAGCGTGGATGCTTTTCTCGCCCTGGGCTTTGCATCTCAGATCACCCCCGGCGCGCTGCTGGCCTTTCTGGTGCTGGGCCCGGTGGTGGATCTGAAACTGCTGGGGTTGTTTGGCGTGGTGCTGCAGCCCCGGGCGATTGCGCTCACGGCGGCGGGCGCCTGTGTGGTGGTGCTGTTGATCGGGCAATGGGTCAATCTCTGGCTGCTTTGA
- a CDS encoding M23 family metallopeptidase, with amino-acid sequence MPIALLLPALQLLHPMPGVITQGVREGHPAIDIACITGTPVRAAHDGRGFVRNSRTHGTTFELRGDDGLETSYSHLHTAMPAGTYKRGDQIGTCGNTGIWSSGPHLHFESNRPELLSSLIEEDTPTTTPIDQPSAPLAIGGSPEALSTKP; translated from the coding sequence TTGCCCATTGCCCTGCTTCTTCCTGCCCTGCAGCTGCTCCACCCCATGCCCGGGGTGATCACCCAGGGAGTGAGAGAGGGCCATCCCGCCATCGACATCGCCTGCATCACTGGCACCCCGGTGCGCGCAGCCCACGACGGCCGGGGCTTCGTACGCAACAGCCGCACCCATGGCACCACCTTTGAACTACGGGGCGACGACGGCTTAGAGACCAGCTACAGCCACCTCCACACCGCCATGCCCGCCGGCACGTACAAACGGGGCGATCAAATCGGCACCTGCGGCAACACCGGCATCTGGAGCAGCGGGCCTCACCTCCACTTCGAATCCAACCGGCCTGAGCTCCTGAGCTCACTGATCGAGGAAGACACACCAACCACCACGCCAATCGACCAACCCTCGGCCCCCTTGGCCATCGGCGGCTCGCCAGAAGCCCTGAGCACGAAGCCATGA
- a CDS encoding DUF3721 domain-containing protein codes for MPQAQTTRKLPQLLSAIGLATGLQLQGAAVHANTGGVPALYATQAEAEEAAKKHFNCTGAHPMGNQWMPCAQHSQTSPSANNHH; via the coding sequence ATGCCCCAAGCTCAGACAACCCGCAAGCTGCCCCAGCTACTGAGCGCGATCGGCCTGGCGACAGGCCTCCAGCTACAGGGCGCCGCGGTTCATGCCAACACCGGTGGCGTCCCCGCGCTGTACGCCACCCAGGCAGAAGCAGAAGAGGCAGCCAAAAAGCACTTCAACTGCACCGGCGCCCATCCGATGGGCAACCAATGGATGCCCTGCGCCCAACACAGCCAGACCAGCCCTTCAGCCAACAACCATCACTGA
- a CDS encoding MerR family transcriptional regulator, whose translation MEVPALRIGQVAQASGLPVKTVRFYSDEGLIHAAGRSQGGYRLFDPEVVAELSLIRALRTMDVPLPELKRILDVRREGQCNCSALKSSIQTRIQSIDQRLTELVAMKAELVQLLRSWQECGGLKPNEGSAQVRSLKPLR comes from the coding sequence ATGGAGGTTCCGGCTCTGCGGATCGGGCAGGTTGCCCAGGCCAGTGGCTTGCCCGTGAAGACCGTGCGCTTCTACAGCGATGAAGGGCTGATTCATGCCGCTGGCCGCTCTCAAGGTGGCTATCGCCTCTTCGATCCCGAGGTGGTAGCTGAGTTGAGCCTGATTCGTGCGCTTCGCACCATGGATGTGCCGCTGCCTGAGCTCAAGCGCATCCTCGATGTTCGCCGGGAAGGTCAGTGCAACTGCAGCGCTCTGAAAAGCAGCATCCAGACCCGCATTCAATCGATCGATCAGCGCCTGACGGAGTTGGTTGCGATGAAAGCTGAGCTGGTGCAGTTGTTGCGTTCCTGGCAGGAGTGCGGCGGTCTGAAGCCCAACGAAGGCTCAGCCCAGGTCCGCTCGCTCAAACCACTCCGGTAG
- a CDS encoding 6-carboxytetrahydropterin synthase: MSAAFTCTKTFSGFPCCHRQWRHPGHCRFVHGYSRSFTCWFRATQLDQHGFVVDFSSLSSLQTQLTQQFDHTFLVNADDPLLAQWQSLHAQGALDLRVMDNVGMEASAQLVWTWANELLEERDNGRSCCWKVEARENEKNAACFEALPEWFERADLG, translated from the coding sequence ATGAGCGCCGCCTTCACCTGCACGAAGACGTTCAGCGGCTTCCCCTGCTGCCACCGGCAGTGGCGCCATCCAGGCCATTGCCGCTTCGTGCACGGCTACAGCCGTAGTTTCACCTGCTGGTTCCGGGCCACGCAGCTCGATCAGCACGGCTTCGTGGTGGATTTCTCAAGCCTGAGCAGCCTGCAAACGCAGCTCACGCAGCAATTTGACCACACGTTTCTGGTCAATGCCGACGACCCGCTGCTCGCTCAGTGGCAGTCGCTGCATGCGCAGGGCGCCCTTGATCTACGGGTGATGGACAACGTGGGAATGGAAGCGAGTGCGCAGCTGGTGTGGACCTGGGCGAACGAGCTTCTCGAGGAGCGCGACAACGGGCGCAGCTGCTGCTGGAAGGTAGAAGCCCGCGAAAATGAGAAGAATGCCGCCTGCTTTGAGGCTCTACCGGAGTGGTTTGAGCGAGCGGACCTGGGCTGA
- the hisIE gene encoding bifunctional phosphoribosyl-AMP cyclohydrolase/phosphoribosyl-ATP diphosphatase HisIE: MVGHSLQASFQLPDPALIDSLRFNEAGLIPAVAQDWLDGAVLMVAWMNREAIEHTLATGEVHYWSRSRQELWHKGATSGHTQTLRDLRYDCDADVLLLTIEQSGDVACHTGARSCFFDNGPAATAGGSAAAPPPADVCTELMRVIEGRRDRPEPGSYTNKLLEGGDNRILKKIGEESAEFVMACKDNNAAEIAGEAADILFHLQVALAHHGVSWREVQQVLAQRRGAPRRE, translated from the coding sequence ATGGTTGGCCACTCCTTGCAGGCATCATTTCAGCTCCCTGATCCGGCCCTGATCGACTCCCTTCGATTTAATGAGGCCGGCTTGATTCCTGCTGTGGCTCAGGACTGGCTGGACGGAGCGGTGTTGATGGTGGCCTGGATGAACCGCGAGGCGATCGAGCACACCCTGGCCACCGGGGAGGTGCATTACTGGAGCCGCTCTCGCCAGGAGCTCTGGCACAAAGGCGCCACCAGCGGCCACACGCAAACCCTGCGGGATCTCCGCTACGACTGTGATGCCGACGTGCTCCTGCTCACGATCGAGCAGAGCGGTGATGTGGCTTGCCACACCGGTGCGCGCAGCTGTTTCTTTGACAACGGACCGGCAGCCACGGCCGGTGGCAGCGCGGCAGCTCCGCCACCGGCGGATGTGTGCACCGAGCTGATGCGGGTGATCGAGGGCCGCCGTGATCGGCCTGAACCTGGCAGTTACACCAACAAGCTGCTGGAGGGGGGCGACAACCGCATCCTCAAGAAGATCGGCGAGGAGAGCGCCGAATTTGTGATGGCCTGCAAAGACAACAACGCCGCTGAGATCGCTGGAGAAGCGGCCGACATCCTGTTTCATCTGCAGGTGGCCCTGGCACATCACGGCGTCAGCTGGCGAGAGGTGCAGCAGGTGCTCGCCCAGAGGCGCGGAGCCCCAAGGCGCGAGTGA
- a CDS encoding efflux RND transporter periplasmic adaptor subunit, protein MAEPKVMVMQSSLKLVIAATVAAAALGLSGCNRPRAARPPMRVLAEQPRQEAFVRSLDTVSTLEATTEIELASQAGGRVQRVLVQGGEPVSAGQLLVVLDQTQLLADVAALKAAAETDAISYQRFKGLVSQGAATALQRDEVRAKAIGSQEALRSKQADLAYKDVRAPISGVMADVTIKAGDVVQAGTPFSRIIRNNQLQARIDVPANQANAVARGQRVQLLDGINPRPLAEGRINLIDPGVNNTSQTLLAKATIENPRGLLRNGQRLRTRVILGADRQLAVPFSAVTRSFGQSFVFVVGTLSDLERDPGKADLASLRRLPKGTLLALQKPVNLGPLQGELYPVLSGLSSNNRVILSGSMGLRHGSPVQLKP, encoded by the coding sequence ATGGCTGAACCGAAGGTCATGGTGATGCAGAGCAGCCTGAAGCTGGTGATCGCTGCCACCGTTGCCGCTGCAGCACTGGGGCTCAGCGGCTGCAACAGGCCCCGTGCTGCCCGCCCACCAATGCGTGTGCTGGCGGAGCAGCCACGCCAGGAAGCCTTTGTGCGCAGCCTCGACACTGTCAGCACGTTGGAGGCCACCACGGAGATCGAACTGGCGTCCCAGGCGGGCGGCCGCGTGCAGCGGGTGTTGGTGCAGGGAGGCGAGCCCGTCAGTGCTGGGCAGCTGCTGGTGGTGCTTGATCAAACCCAGCTGCTGGCTGATGTGGCGGCCCTCAAGGCCGCGGCCGAAACCGATGCCATTTCCTATCAGCGCTTCAAGGGGCTGGTAAGCCAGGGAGCGGCCACGGCGCTGCAGCGCGATGAAGTGCGCGCCAAGGCCATCGGCTCCCAAGAAGCTCTGCGCTCGAAACAGGCCGACCTGGCTTACAAGGATGTACGCGCCCCGATCAGTGGGGTAATGGCGGATGTCACCATCAAGGCGGGGGATGTGGTGCAAGCCGGCACGCCCTTCAGTCGCATCATCCGCAACAACCAGCTGCAGGCCCGTATCGATGTGCCTGCCAACCAGGCCAATGCTGTGGCGCGGGGCCAGCGGGTGCAACTGCTCGATGGCATCAACCCACGCCCTCTGGCCGAAGGGCGCATCAACCTGATCGACCCCGGTGTGAACAACACCAGCCAGACCCTTTTAGCCAAGGCCACGATCGAGAACCCCCGAGGCCTGCTGCGCAACGGCCAGCGGCTCCGCACCCGCGTGATCCTGGGTGCAGACCGGCAGCTGGCGGTGCCGTTTTCAGCGGTGACCCGCAGCTTCGGTCAAAGCTTTGTGTTTGTGGTGGGCACCCTCAGCGACCTCGAGCGTGATCCAGGCAAAGCGGATCTCGCCTCCCTACGCCGCCTACCCAAGGGAACCCTGCTAGCCCTACAGAAACCAGTGAACCTCGGCCCTCTGCAGGGGGAGCTCTACCCGGTGCTGAGCGGCCTGAGCAGCAACAACCGGGTGATCCTCAGCGGCAGCATGGGCCTGCGGCATGGCAGCCCAGTGCAGCTCAAGCCCTGA